From the genome of Thermococcus chitonophagus, one region includes:
- a CDS encoding TMEM165/GDT1 family protein, giving the protein MKEIFQIFLAIFLAELGDKTQLATIAFASKYGWWKAFIGAILGLALVNLIGALIGEKIKDSLPLDIVHKAAGVLFIAFGVLMLLGKL; this is encoded by the coding sequence ATGAAAGAGATATTTCAGATCTTTCTAGCTATTTTTTTGGCCGAACTTGGAGATAAAACTCAACTCGCTACGATAGCTTTCGCATCGAAATATGGATGGTGGAAAGCTTTTATAGGGGCGATATTGGGATTGGCATTGGTCAACTTAATTGGGGCCCTGATAGGTGAGAAAATTAAGGACTCTTTGCCTTTAGATATCGTTCACAAAGCTGCTGGAGTCCTATTCATTGCGTTTGGCGTGTTGATGTTGCTTGGAAAGCTTTGA
- a CDS encoding DUF4129 domain-containing protein, producing MRARIVLLFIVILAMIGLIRGTAHSEWGSLSADVILEAIVFIYIFAAIVAFIFLILIREKDIEREDMYNWKFSLKELILYGLSFVMVMVYFFIITKGLKLLAKSPKNETSTRVAVGGTSPTLFRPPVMSKPVPTLISYIPIILLLTITVFLGLEVIRGVRTITKKRQVKRTLTDFDIKLQEKGLDLFSNPREAVIELYKKAVLWLEVLGIPYKESWTHWEHAEKVAYKRRAYVELARLFEKAKYAPDKVTYEDAEKAYKLYQVIKGES from the coding sequence ATGAGAGCAAGGATCGTGCTACTATTTATCGTAATACTTGCAATGATTGGTTTAATCAGGGGAACAGCCCATAGCGAGTGGGGAAGTTTAAGTGCCGACGTAATTCTTGAGGCAATAGTCTTCATCTATATTTTTGCGGCAATAGTTGCGTTTATATTCCTAATTCTGATAAGGGAAAAGGACATAGAGAGGGAAGATATGTATAATTGGAAGTTCTCCCTTAAAGAGCTTATCCTTTATGGCCTCTCATTTGTAATGGTTATGGTATACTTCTTCATCATCACCAAAGGACTCAAACTTCTTGCAAAATCACCAAAAAACGAAACAAGTACGAGAGTCGCCGTAGGAGGCACCTCCCCAACGCTCTTCAGACCTCCAGTCATGAGCAAGCCCGTTCCCACTCTGATAAGTTACATCCCGATAATCCTGCTACTGACAATAACAGTTTTCCTGGGACTTGAAGTCATTCGAGGGGTAAGAACCATTACAAAGAAGAGACAAGTAAAGAGAACACTCACGGACTTTGATATAAAGCTCCAAGAAAAGGGCCTGGATCTGTTTTCAAACCCCAGGGAAGCAGTTATAGAGCTGTACAAAAAAGCCGTATTATGGCTCGAAGTGTTAGGGATACCATATAAAGAAAGCTGGACGCATTGGGAACACGCTGAAAAGGTGGCTTATAAGAGGAGAGCGTATGTAGAGTTAGCAAGACTCTTTGAAAAAGCCAAATACGCACCAGACAAAGTCACGTATGAAGATGCAGAAAAGGCATACAAGCTGTATCAGGTGATAAAGGGTGAAAGTTAA
- a CDS encoding aminotransferase class I/II-fold pyridoxal phosphate-dependent enzyme: MRQKKKYFIAARMGLIQRSKIRELFERASKMENVISLGIGEPDFDTPANVKEAAKRALDEGWTHYTPNAGIQELREAIVEYYKKFYDVDVEVDNVIVTAGAYEATYIAFETLLEQGDEVIIPDPAFVSYVEDAKLAEAKPIRIPLREENDFMIDPDELLELVTKRTRMIVVNYPNNPTGAVLDKKVAKAIAEIAQDYNIYILSDEPYEHFLYDDAKHYPMIKFAPENTILVNSFSKTFAMTGWRLGFAIAPSQIIKDMVKLHAYVIGNVTSFVQVAGVEALRSEESWKAVEEMRREYAERRKLVLDRLKKMPYINVREPKGAFYIFPNISETEMSSEEFSEWLLEKARVVVIPGTAFGKNGEGYIRISYATSKEKLIEAMDRIEGALSEVKG, from the coding sequence ATGAGGCAGAAGAAGAAGTACTTCATCGCCGCTAGGATGGGTCTTATTCAGAGGTCGAAGATAAGGGAGCTCTTCGAGAGAGCGTCAAAAATGGAGAACGTTATTTCACTTGGAATCGGAGAGCCCGATTTTGACACTCCCGCTAATGTTAAGGAAGCTGCTAAGAGGGCCTTGGACGAAGGTTGGACCCACTACACACCAAACGCTGGAATTCAGGAGCTTAGAGAGGCAATAGTCGAGTACTACAAGAAGTTTTACGACGTTGACGTTGAGGTTGACAACGTTATAGTGACTGCGGGTGCCTACGAGGCAACTTACATAGCCTTCGAGACCCTGCTCGAGCAGGGGGATGAAGTAATAATTCCAGATCCTGCCTTCGTTAGCTATGTAGAGGATGCTAAGCTTGCTGAGGCTAAGCCAATAAGGATACCACTTAGAGAGGAAAATGACTTCATGATTGATCCGGATGAGTTACTTGAGCTCGTGACGAAGAGGACCAGGATGATAGTTGTCAATTATCCAAACAACCCAACGGGGGCAGTTCTCGATAAGAAAGTTGCAAAGGCGATAGCTGAGATAGCTCAGGATTACAACATATACATATTAAGCGATGAGCCATATGAGCACTTCCTCTATGACGATGCAAAGCACTATCCAATGATAAAGTTCGCTCCCGAGAACACAATACTCGTCAACTCATTCTCGAAAACGTTTGCAATGACCGGATGGAGGTTAGGGTTTGCAATAGCTCCAAGTCAAATAATAAAGGACATGGTTAAGCTTCACGCTTATGTAATAGGGAACGTCACTTCCTTCGTGCAGGTGGCGGGGGTTGAGGCACTGAGGAGTGAGGAGAGCTGGAAAGCCGTCGAGGAGATGAGGAGAGAGTATGCAGAGAGGAGAAAGCTCGTGCTTGACAGGTTGAAGAAGATGCCCTACATAAACGTCAGAGAGCCAAAAGGTGCCTTCTACATATTCCCGAACATAAGTGAAACTGAAATGAGTAGCGAGGAGTTCAGCGAGTGGCTACTTGAAAAAGCTAGGGTTGTTGTAATCCCAGGAACGGCATTTGGAAAGAATGGAGAAGGGTACATAAGAATAAGCTATGCAACAAGTAAAGAGAAGCTTATAGAGGCTATGGACAGGATAGAGGGAGCATTGAGCGAGGTGAAAGGATGA
- a CDS encoding DNA-3-methyladenine glycosylase family protein has product MIDLKKTTHEMIKNGTWKYERGVFWQALPQGVVGYDGDFIVPENLSRGEKKEAIEKIRFVLGLDTDLESFYSEISDSKFAFLIEEFYGLTIPGAPSLYQAIVEVIAQQQISFEFAQKAIHNLVRLAGRKAGDLYLFPEPQDILSLGDKIREAKLGYRANYILSVTQEFIKGNLRLDLWEFSEEEAIRYLTKFKGIGKWSAELFLMYGLRKNVYPAGDLGLRRGIAKIFGLKVKDVREKDVREVIEPYGKWKSLLAFYILCYDRKTQGVRK; this is encoded by the coding sequence ATGATCGACCTGAAGAAAACGACGCATGAGATGATAAAGAACGGGACGTGGAAGTACGAAAGGGGAGTGTTCTGGCAAGCTTTACCCCAGGGTGTAGTGGGCTACGATGGAGACTTCATAGTTCCCGAGAATCTCTCGCGGGGAGAGAAGAAGGAGGCTATAGAGAAGATAAGGTTTGTCCTGGGGCTTGATACGGATCTAGAATCCTTTTACTCCGAGATAAGCGATTCAAAGTTTGCGTTTTTGATCGAGGAATTTTATGGCTTGACTATTCCTGGGGCTCCAAGCTTGTATCAGGCGATAGTTGAGGTTATAGCTCAGCAGCAGATAAGTTTTGAGTTCGCACAGAAGGCGATACACAACCTAGTGAGGCTAGCTGGGAGAAAAGCGGGTGATCTATACCTGTTTCCAGAACCCCAGGATATCCTCTCCTTAGGGGATAAAATCAGAGAAGCGAAGCTTGGATATAGAGCCAACTACATACTTTCCGTAACCCAGGAGTTCATTAAAGGAAATTTGAGGCTTGATCTGTGGGAGTTTAGTGAAGAGGAAGCGATAAGGTACCTCACGAAGTTCAAGGGCATCGGGAAGTGGAGTGCAGAGTTGTTCCTAATGTACGGACTTCGAAAGAACGTTTATCCGGCTGGAGATTTAGGGTTGAGGAGGGGGATAGCCAAGATATTTGGGCTGAAGGTGAAGGACGTTAGGGAGAAGGACGTTAGAGAGGTCATAGAACCTTACGGTAAGTGGAAGTCCCTACTAGCTTTCTACATCCTGTGCTATGATAGAAAAACCCAGGGGGTGAGAAAATGA
- a CDS encoding alanine/glycine:cation symporter family protein — protein MGGIMDFVNWLDGEVWGPPMIVLLLGTGLLLTIVLKGIQFRRLGWSIRYTLFEGRKKTGEGDITPFQALMATISGTVGIGNIAGVATAIHFGGPGALFWMWVTALVGMATRYSEGLLGVAFRSKLPDGTMIGGTFNFLERGFSEVKGTGISRVIASIMTILFAIFIAKDGLGLSGGLKILAFIIAVLFAILGLALLKEEFLPSIGKILAVLFALFAAIAAFGIGNMTQSNSVAAAIKEAFSIPVWVTGLALAVLTFIVVIGGIKRIGEVAEMLVPFMAIIYFLFAVGVWIKFAGQIPSAIATIIKDAFTGKAVAGGAIGQVIIWGVKRGLFSNEAGLGTATLAHAAAKTDHPSRQAHVAMLGPFIDTLIICSLTGISIVVTGAYAKYPDLNGAPLTQAAFAEAFGQIGKIMVAIGIVLFAYSTILAWSFYGRQNVMYLAKWITQDPNKFANLYPKLHLVYNLLFVIFIYIGAVKPLEDVWNFSDMMNGLMAIPNLIGLIVLYPIIKQYTEEFISKNP, from the coding sequence ATGGGTGGAATTATGGACTTTGTCAATTGGTTGGATGGTGAAGTTTGGGGACCGCCAATGATAGTCCTTTTGTTGGGTACAGGATTGCTACTTACAATAGTGCTCAAAGGAATACAGTTCAGGAGACTTGGATGGTCGATTCGATATACGCTCTTTGAAGGTAGGAAAAAGACTGGCGAAGGAGATATTACGCCGTTTCAAGCTTTAATGGCAACGATCTCAGGAACTGTAGGAATCGGTAACATTGCTGGAGTCGCTACGGCAATTCACTTTGGCGGTCCTGGGGCACTCTTCTGGATGTGGGTTACGGCACTTGTTGGAATGGCAACCAGATATTCAGAGGGCCTCTTGGGCGTTGCCTTCAGAAGCAAACTCCCAGATGGAACAATGATCGGAGGAACATTTAATTTCCTCGAGAGGGGCTTTTCAGAAGTTAAGGGGACTGGAATTAGCAGGGTCATAGCCTCGATAATGACGATACTCTTTGCAATCTTTATTGCAAAGGATGGGCTTGGTCTCAGCGGAGGACTCAAGATCTTGGCGTTTATCATTGCAGTTCTCTTTGCGATCCTTGGATTGGCACTTCTGAAGGAGGAGTTTTTACCGAGCATTGGAAAAATACTGGCAGTATTATTCGCCCTGTTCGCGGCAATAGCAGCTTTTGGCATTGGTAACATGACACAGTCAAATTCAGTGGCTGCGGCAATAAAGGAAGCATTCAGTATTCCAGTATGGGTTACTGGACTTGCGCTGGCTGTTCTAACGTTCATAGTAGTCATTGGTGGAATTAAGAGGATCGGTGAAGTTGCCGAGATGCTCGTTCCCTTCATGGCAATAATCTACTTCCTCTTCGCGGTCGGAGTCTGGATCAAGTTTGCAGGCCAGATACCAAGTGCAATTGCGACAATAATCAAGGATGCGTTCACAGGAAAGGCAGTTGCCGGTGGTGCCATAGGCCAGGTTATAATCTGGGGTGTCAAGAGAGGTCTCTTCTCCAATGAGGCAGGCCTTGGAACGGCAACCCTCGCCCACGCTGCCGCTAAAACTGATCATCCCTCTAGACAGGCTCACGTTGCTATGCTCGGTCCATTCATTGACACACTGATAATCTGCTCACTTACTGGAATAAGCATAGTAGTTACCGGAGCTTATGCAAAGTACCCAGATTTAAACGGTGCACCGCTCACTCAGGCAGCATTTGCTGAAGCGTTCGGGCAGATAGGAAAGATAATGGTGGCAATAGGAATAGTGCTCTTCGCATATTCCACGATTCTGGCGTGGTCATTCTACGGAAGGCAGAACGTCATGTACTTAGCTAAGTGGATCACCCAGGATCCAAACAAGTTCGCCAACCTCTATCCAAAGCTCCACCTCGTTTACAACCTACTCTTCGTGATCTTCATCTACATCGGTGCAGTCAAGCCACTTGAGGACGTCTGGAACTTCTCGGATATGATGAACGGGCTGATGGCCATTCCAAACCTCATCGGACTGATAGTGCTATACCCAATAATCAAGCAGTACACCGAGGAGTTCATATCCAAGAACCCATAA
- a CDS encoding DUF58 domain-containing protein, with amino-acid sequence MKATGRAYSLMTVAWVIVIMSYLLVRWEGIALTLPILTIFLLSSLLFKPTIDIEVSREISSSRVIEGQKVTVKLRIKAKSKVISLYIQDLTPNSVEIIGRNFAVFSFNSGDEREIKYEIKVPRGYHKFEGVRVVYRDPLGLFEEDKVIDLYDEVIGVPQIEDIITPYTTKGTKITIGHLPSPRLGEGLEFHAIREYQPGDPIKIINWKATAKLGKIMVNEFESERKVDVVVIIDATYKGQSVFDYMMRAASSVLLDALENGMSFGILISEAVPLMINVDYGKRHFFRCIDALSMAKPDKNNLIFYQVEHLSKTKIPPRAQIVFISPFLTKESEEALIALYTRGYRVVAISPDPYSTYTPQTKEENLAIKLLSLKRKARLKKMRKYAVIIDWNLKKSLRSAIMEVIK; translated from the coding sequence ATGAAAGCAACTGGAAGGGCTTATTCGTTAATGACGGTCGCATGGGTTATTGTCATAATGTCTTATCTCCTAGTCCGATGGGAGGGGATAGCCCTCACACTTCCTATTTTGACTATTTTTCTGCTTTCTTCTCTGCTCTTCAAACCAACAATCGATATTGAAGTGTCTAGGGAAATCTCATCATCACGGGTTATTGAAGGCCAAAAAGTCACGGTAAAGCTACGAATAAAAGCGAAATCCAAAGTGATATCGCTCTACATTCAGGATTTAACCCCAAATTCTGTTGAGATCATTGGTAGGAACTTTGCCGTTTTCTCGTTTAACAGTGGGGATGAACGTGAGATTAAGTATGAAATTAAAGTCCCACGGGGTTACCATAAGTTCGAAGGAGTTAGGGTCGTATACCGTGACCCATTGGGCCTGTTTGAGGAAGATAAGGTTATAGATCTCTACGATGAGGTAATTGGAGTTCCCCAAATAGAGGATATTATAACACCATATACAACAAAAGGCACTAAGATTACGATTGGACATCTCCCTTCTCCCAGACTCGGTGAAGGGTTAGAATTCCATGCCATTAGAGAGTACCAACCGGGTGATCCAATCAAGATAATAAACTGGAAGGCCACCGCTAAGCTTGGCAAGATAATGGTAAATGAGTTTGAGAGTGAAAGGAAAGTAGATGTGGTTGTTATAATTGACGCAACGTACAAGGGACAAAGCGTTTTTGACTACATGATGCGTGCAGCTTCTTCAGTATTGCTGGATGCCTTAGAGAACGGAATGAGCTTTGGTATCTTAATCTCTGAAGCGGTTCCACTAATGATAAATGTCGATTATGGAAAGAGACACTTTTTCAGATGCATTGATGCCCTGAGCATGGCTAAGCCAGACAAAAACAACCTTATCTTTTACCAAGTGGAGCATCTCTCAAAAACGAAGATACCACCAAGAGCCCAAATTGTATTTATCTCACCCTTCTTGACTAAGGAAAGTGAGGAGGCACTAATTGCCCTCTATACGCGGGGATACAGAGTAGTTGCAATAAGTCCCGATCCATACTCAACATACACTCCACAAACAAAAGAGGAGAATCTTGCAATAAAGTTGTTGTCATTAAAAAGAAAAGCTAGGCTCAAAAAAATGAGGAAATACGCCGTTATTATTGACTGGAATCTCAAGAAATCGTTGAGATCAGCCATTATGGAGGTTATAAAATGA
- a CDS encoding multiprotein bridging factor aMBF1, giving the protein MAKAKPRYCELCGREIRGQGHVIRIEGAELLVCDECYRKYGRKPGTFSIMPRREPTRRASTPRPRPQVRRERPLITEDIVEDYAERVMEAIRRSGLSYEELSHKVGLSVNVLRRIAHGEYTPTIEEARKLERFFKIKLIEKVEADFEQKPLIPKDYEPTLGDIARIKIRKRKK; this is encoded by the coding sequence ATGGCCAAGGCTAAGCCAAGGTACTGCGAGCTTTGTGGAAGGGAGATAAGGGGGCAGGGGCACGTTATAAGGATTGAAGGTGCCGAACTTTTGGTCTGTGACGAGTGCTACAGAAAGTACGGGAGGAAGCCCGGAACCTTCAGCATAATGCCCAGGAGAGAGCCAACGAGAAGAGCATCAACTCCAAGGCCCAGGCCCCAGGTGAGAAGGGAGAGGCCGTTAATAACCGAGGACATCGTTGAGGACTACGCGGAGAGGGTCATGGAGGCAATAAGGAGGAGCGGGCTGAGTTATGAGGAGCTCTCCCATAAAGTGGGTCTCTCCGTTAACGTTCTGAGGAGGATAGCTCACGGAGAGTACACGCCGACAATTGAAGAGGCCAGGAAGCTTGAAAGATTCTTTAAGATAAAGCTCATTGAGAAAGTTGAGGCTGACTTCGAGCAAAAGCCCTTAATCCCCAAGGACTACGAGCCAACTCTGGGGGATATAGCGAGAATAAAAATTAGAAAGAGGAAGAAGTAG
- a CDS encoding AAA family ATPase, with protein sequence MNIEKKAKMILDEVKKAIVGKDGVLKLILASILADGHILIEDLPGLAKTLMAKSFAKALGLQFKRVQFTPDLLPSDILGINVFNQKTLEFEFRKGPVFTNILLADEINRSPPKTQSALLEAMQERQVTIDGKTYPLPKPFIVIATQNPIEQEGTYPLPEAQLDRFLVRLRVGYPNREDEKEILRRRIERKQEEVDIKPVVSPEDVLKMQKEIEDVYVSDAIIEYIVSIVWATREDKRDIEVGVSPRGSLALLKLARAYAAINGRDYVIPDDVKAIAVPALSHRIILKRELWYTKVSQEAIIEKILDKVPVPKFE encoded by the coding sequence ATGAACATAGAAAAGAAAGCTAAGATGATATTAGATGAAGTTAAAAAAGCCATAGTTGGGAAGGATGGTGTTCTGAAGTTGATTCTCGCTTCAATACTAGCGGATGGCCATATTCTCATTGAAGACCTCCCTGGACTTGCAAAAACCTTAATGGCTAAGAGCTTCGCAAAGGCGCTTGGCCTTCAATTTAAGAGAGTTCAGTTTACACCTGACTTATTGCCAAGCGACATCCTGGGTATTAATGTATTTAATCAGAAAACACTAGAGTTTGAATTTAGAAAAGGACCGGTATTTACCAACATTCTCCTAGCCGATGAAATAAACAGATCACCTCCCAAGACCCAATCAGCCCTTCTTGAGGCTATGCAAGAAAGACAGGTAACAATAGATGGGAAGACGTATCCCCTTCCCAAACCATTTATCGTAATAGCAACTCAGAATCCAATAGAGCAGGAGGGAACGTATCCCCTCCCAGAAGCCCAGCTAGACAGGTTTTTAGTTAGACTTAGAGTTGGATACCCAAATCGTGAAGATGAAAAAGAGATTCTGAGGAGGAGAATAGAGAGAAAGCAGGAAGAAGTCGATATTAAACCTGTGGTGAGTCCAGAAGACGTTCTAAAAATGCAGAAGGAGATCGAAGACGTGTATGTGAGCGATGCAATAATTGAATATATAGTGTCGATAGTATGGGCCACTAGGGAGGATAAGAGGGATATCGAAGTTGGTGTATCTCCAAGGGGAAGCTTGGCCCTTCTCAAGTTGGCAAGAGCTTACGCAGCCATTAATGGGAGAGATTATGTAATTCCAGACGATGTGAAGGCGATCGCTGTTCCAGCTTTGAGCCATAGAATTATATTGAAAAGGGAACTATGGTATACAAAAGTCAGTCAAGAAGCCATAATAGAGAAGATACTCGACAAAGTCCCAGTTCCAAAATTTGAGTGA
- a CDS encoding MFS transporter: MGRWKSVILDTLLMTAGFGTLTFMGVARPDIIKHFGIPDSAYELQHIAYVFGLFVAFLIGHTRLYEGSFKRSVGIVVSWAAIPQMLIPFVGNWNAVVFLRFIQGFVVGLVPLFSTQIARYFVAERPFAKGIILSGIFWGGVFGSISARYLLGYVSWKMGFILTGLVIYVVYALWYAFTEDFEIRHPRGGEAKVNVWKLPFTWVLGFTFFPALWVIFTIIGFSSSLGYKMGWTKSHVATLSTTLSISKALWSIGFGYLGYQLSKKNTDPRGLFNAIVRVMIIAYAVAFLGLVVYSKAMLAGNYSLALASVVLVGALQGTGPAFWTSAPATYPQEVVPRANFALGLISNSANAVAPTVTDLLAKHSETLALAELTIMPLIGILTLLIVRRMRLPVEE; this comes from the coding sequence ATGGGAAGGTGGAAGTCCGTGATACTTGACACGTTATTGATGACCGCGGGCTTTGGAACCCTAACGTTCATGGGTGTTGCGAGGCCGGACATAATAAAGCACTTTGGAATTCCCGATTCAGCTTATGAGCTTCAACACATAGCCTATGTTTTTGGTTTATTCGTCGCATTCCTGATAGGCCATACGAGGCTGTATGAGGGGTCGTTTAAGAGAAGCGTCGGAATTGTTGTCTCTTGGGCTGCAATTCCCCAAATGCTGATACCCTTTGTTGGCAATTGGAATGCTGTTGTCTTCCTTAGATTCATTCAGGGTTTCGTTGTTGGGCTAGTTCCATTGTTCAGTACGCAAATAGCGAGATACTTCGTCGCTGAAAGGCCCTTTGCAAAGGGCATAATACTTTCCGGAATATTCTGGGGAGGCGTCTTTGGGAGTATAAGCGCGAGGTATCTCCTGGGCTACGTCTCTTGGAAGATGGGGTTCATTTTAACGGGCTTGGTCATATACGTTGTTTACGCTCTGTGGTACGCCTTTACGGAGGACTTTGAGATAAGGCATCCACGGGGAGGGGAAGCGAAGGTAAATGTCTGGAAACTCCCCTTTACTTGGGTTCTTGGCTTCACGTTCTTCCCCGCCCTGTGGGTAATATTCACCATAATAGGATTTTCAAGTAGCCTCGGATACAAGATGGGATGGACCAAGAGCCACGTTGCAACGCTCTCCACGACTCTTAGCATCTCTAAGGCTCTTTGGAGCATAGGGTTTGGTTACCTCGGTTACCAGCTCTCAAAGAAGAATACTGACCCCAGGGGCTTGTTCAATGCCATAGTTAGAGTCATGATAATAGCATATGCCGTTGCGTTCCTGGGACTTGTCGTCTACTCAAAAGCCATGCTGGCTGGGAACTATAGCTTGGCCCTAGCAAGTGTTGTCCTTGTAGGGGCACTGCAGGGTACGGGCCCCGCGTTTTGGACTAGCGCTCCAGCCACATACCCCCAGGAAGTCGTTCCTAGGGCTAACTTTGCACTTGGTCTGATATCAAACTCTGCTAACGCTGTTGCACCTACCGTGACCGATTTGTTGGCGAAGCACAGCGAGACCTTGGCACTGGCTGAGCTGACGATAATGCCCCTCATCGGAATACTGACGTTGCTGATCGTTAGGAGGATGAGGCTACCCGTTGAAGAGTGA
- a CDS encoding acetyl ornithine aminotransferase family protein, protein MEYPRIVVKPPGPKAKELVERERKVLSTGIGVKLFPLVPKRGFGPLIEDVDGNIFIDFLAGAAAASTGYAHPKLVKAVQEQVELIQHSMIGYTHNERAIRVAEKLAKISIIKNPKIIFGLSGSDAVDMAIKVSKFSTRRPWILAFIGAYHGQTFGATSIASFQVSQKRGYSPLMPQVFWLPYPNPYRNVWGINGYEEPDELINRFLDYLENYVFAHVVPPDEVAALFAEPIQGDAGIVVPPENFFKELKPILEEHGILLVMDEVQTGIGRTGKWWGSEWFDVEPDLMIFGKGVASGMGLSGVIGKEEPMEVTSGSALLTPAANPVISAAAEATLEIIEEEKLLENALRVGEFIRKRLREMQERYEIIGDVRGKGLMIGVEIVKEGDKPDPEMTGKICWRAFELGLILPSYGMFGNVIRITPPLVLTQEVAEKALEIIEQAIKDAMAGKVERKVTTWH, encoded by the coding sequence ATGGAGTATCCTCGAATAGTTGTTAAGCCCCCAGGACCAAAAGCAAAGGAGCTTGTAGAGAGGGAAAGAAAGGTACTATCAACGGGAATCGGAGTAAAGCTGTTTCCCTTAGTTCCTAAAAGAGGGTTTGGCCCGCTTATAGAAGATGTCGATGGCAATATATTTATAGACTTCTTGGCGGGAGCTGCAGCTGCATCCACGGGCTACGCTCATCCCAAACTGGTGAAGGCAGTTCAGGAGCAAGTAGAGTTAATTCAACACTCGATGATTGGCTACACTCACAATGAAAGGGCGATACGGGTCGCTGAAAAACTGGCAAAGATCTCGATAATAAAGAACCCCAAGATAATATTCGGGCTAAGCGGAAGCGATGCCGTAGATATGGCGATTAAGGTCTCAAAGTTTTCAACTAGAAGGCCGTGGATTCTGGCCTTTATAGGGGCATATCACGGGCAGACGTTTGGGGCAACTTCCATAGCATCCTTCCAAGTCTCCCAGAAGAGGGGTTACTCTCCGCTAATGCCCCAGGTGTTCTGGCTTCCATACCCGAATCCCTACAGGAACGTATGGGGAATTAACGGTTACGAGGAGCCCGACGAGCTCATAAACAGGTTCCTTGACTACCTTGAGAACTACGTATTTGCCCACGTTGTTCCCCCGGATGAAGTTGCCGCCCTCTTTGCTGAACCAATTCAGGGTGATGCGGGAATAGTTGTTCCTCCGGAGAACTTCTTCAAGGAACTAAAGCCAATCCTCGAGGAGCATGGAATCCTTTTGGTTATGGATGAAGTTCAGACCGGAATAGGAAGGACTGGAAAGTGGTGGGGTAGCGAGTGGTTCGACGTTGAGCCTGACTTGATGATCTTTGGCAAAGGTGTTGCAAGCGGAATGGGCCTCAGTGGGGTCATCGGAAAGGAAGAGCCTATGGAAGTGACGAGCGGCTCTGCCCTTCTTACGCCAGCCGCAAATCCGGTAATATCTGCAGCAGCTGAGGCTACGCTAGAGATAATAGAAGAGGAAAAACTATTGGAGAATGCCCTGAGGGTTGGAGAGTTCATAAGGAAGAGGCTAAGGGAAATGCAGGAGAGGTACGAGATAATAGGTGATGTCAGAGGAAAAGGACTAATGATCGGAGTGGAGATAGTTAAAGAAGGGGATAAGCCAGATCCGGAGATGACAGGGAAGATCTGCTGGAGGGCATTCGAGCTTGGCCTAATCCTCCCGAGCTATGGAATGTTTGGGAACGTGATAAGGATAACCCCGCCACTTGTTCTAACCCAAGAGGTCGCGGAGAAGGCCTTGGAGATAATTGAGCAAGCGATCAAAGATGCCATGGCTGGAAAAGTTGAGAGGAAAGTAACAACGTGGCACTAG
- the cgi121 gene encoding KEOPS complex subunit Cgi121 has protein sequence MLKIPTRMGDIYIAKIFIPGSLLESIINSCPENCQVVSVKCWEVVLFATIISLKAFKEGRNVAKTVKGEILIRLAQNRQIREAIEKVGAREGENILISFGSDSVTDTIRKFGLKELPLEECKFEEVLKGFEKIAIIEAL, from the coding sequence ATGCTGAAAATTCCTACAAGGATGGGAGATATTTACATTGCGAAGATCTTTATCCCGGGCTCCCTCCTTGAGAGTATAATCAACAGCTGTCCAGAAAATTGCCAGGTAGTTTCAGTTAAATGTTGGGAAGTTGTGTTATTTGCAACAATAATATCCTTGAAGGCCTTCAAGGAAGGAAGAAACGTTGCGAAAACCGTTAAAGGGGAGATTCTAATAAGATTAGCTCAAAACAGGCAGATAAGGGAGGCTATAGAAAAAGTAGGTGCTAGAGAAGGCGAGAATATACTCATCTCTTTTGGTTCCGATTCGGTAACCGATACTATTAGAAAGTTTGGGCTGAAAGAGTTACCTTTAGAAGAGTGTAAGTTTGAGGAAGTCTTAAAGGGTTTTGAAAAAATTGCAATTATCGAGGCCCTCTAG
- a CDS encoding ribbon-helix-helix domain-containing protein, whose protein sequence is MAKMKIISVQLPQSMIHGLDALVKRGVFPNRSEAIRVAIRELLKKELYKEELQEELPEYLVR, encoded by the coding sequence ATGGCCAAGATGAAAATAATTAGCGTCCAACTGCCCCAGAGCATGATACACGGCCTTGATGCTCTTGTTAAGAGGGGTGTTTTTCCTAATAGGAGCGAGGCCATTCGAGTAGCAATCAGGGAACTTCTGAAAAAAGAACTCTACAAGGAGGAGCTTCAGGAGGAGCTCCCTGAGTACCTTGTTAGATAA